AGAACTTCTCTATTCATCTTCATCAGTAGGAGAATGAAATCTTTCTTgctaattcataaaaaaaagatcTATCTTGCTTGATAAATATATAGATTCGGAAAGTACAGTAGCAGGAAAAGCAATACCGACACCACCGCTGTTTGAGGCTAACTATTCTTAATTTTGTCATTATCAATgtaataataagaaaaaaataataaagaaaacacTGTTAAATCATAAATCTTGGCTATTGTATGGAGTTAGCTGCTAGAAGTAcactaaattaaaaagaatttttattaGCAAACGAGAATAATAAAAAGCGTATATTTGCAAAAAcaactttaaaaaaaagttactcttaaaaaaagaagatagtagggtatttttgtaaataatttaaaagaagaGGTAGATGATgtgattttttcaatttaaaatagaaaataaatttgacTCTTTACATATGAAGAGTTAAACTCGCTTTTTATTTCTTATCtcttaaataattttcaaatttaaaacacattgatttttttttattttaaaagaatatttatcttttatatttttaaaattaaaaaaagcaaattataacaacaaataaattaatatttaaattaatacatatatatatatatatatatatatatatatatatatatatatatatatatatatatatatatatatataacaaagtGATATATGTTAGAgagtttattttataaaaattaaaaattatatcatttatatataaaatgatatttatttttttaaaataaactctGAATGGTAGAGAGATGCTCATAAAACAGCTCCAAtggtgctctttattttaaagagcataattgttaaaataaagagtatctttaataTAGAgagtaatatatttaaatttacttcCATAGACTCTCTAATAGTtactctttatttatttttattattataaaaaaataaaaaataaaaaatattaataatattaatttatttatttagtttttaaatttaaaaattcaaaataatacatttcaaatgaaaaataaccaacttattttaaaatttaaaattttgtctttttgaaaatgaagtagagagtgaaaatgactTTTCACATGCAGACaaccattttcactctctagtctaaatttaaatttgagagTCTTTGGACTTTGATTTATTGACAATACTCTTTAAACTAGAgagtttgtcaattttaaagAGGTCATTGGAGATGATCTTACACATGAAAACTGTAAGAACGTGGTATTTACATTTTTGAGATGTTTTTTTGTTCAAAACTCTTTAAAAgcacataaaaatattttttaccattccgataaataaaaaaaactatacacTCATTTCTTAataaaatgtttttaattaaattttttttaaaagttagccccaaaaatatttttatcttctttattttgttggattaaattatatttttattacaattatgacgcttttaaattaaaaatgtcaatctaaattataaaattcgtagataaatcattatttattggccaaatgattaaaaagatcaaaactttcatgaaagtttcacaaaaattcaaacctttcaattttatccaatttgtcctgaaacgtggaatttcgtttcaattatatccaactaTGCGATTTTGCTGGTGTGACATTATTGCAACGAAAACCCAAGTTTCAGGACgatacataaaaattgaaagatttggacttttgtaaaatttttcttgaaggtttgaccttttttagtcCTCTacccttattttttttttttgatttcaaattttcagcgtattcaaataattaattttattaattttcatatatatttggtaattaatattttttttttaaataaaattggatacatatatatatatatatatatatatatatatatatatatatacatgttttaattatttatcctTTTCCCCACAATTTCGTTTCcaaattttgaagaaaaaaaatatttttgtttatttttctttgcaTGGAACATAATTGTGAAATATATGAAGGTTAGTTAAATAAAGGAAAGGAAGGGAGAGAGAATGAAAGGGAGACCACTATCTACCCTATTTTTCACAAATAACAAAAGACGGCCATCCACCCTTTTTTATTCATGGCCATGACCATTTCCCCTTCTCCTCTCTTTCCTCCCCACACCTTGTTTATTAGAACTTACATTCTTATGATCCTAATTAATTATACTAACCACACTTTAATACATTaatctatatttatttttaatttattatttatgggATATATTATTTCCACAAAACTCTCTCAATCTtgtaattaattcttttttttttttcaaaagacaCCAAGCACAAAAGTCTCTAACAAATCACAACTAGCTCCTTGTTGTGAGAGAGTGGTGTTCCATTCAATATccaactaattttttattttttttattttttttaataatcttaAACAACAATCATTTTCTCCTTTtgtttcttcctcttcttcttatGTTACTTTTGCTACAACAATTCTctctttgtttttatttaacatTCTGGTTAGTGAGTTtcattaattttaatgttttaatgcAATCAACTAATATATCTATATCATAATAATGCAaagtttttattatatatacgTGCTCACCACACATATccaatttaaaataacatgtaACTTAGCTaataattggttttgttttgtttagtgtTAATAAGGGGTTGTTCTTGTGCTGCCCCCTTCAATGTCATCAATTCCTGCAATGAGGCCTGATTCATCCCAGGTAATCTATACATCCATTTATGTCTCTTTAATTCTTTTCCAATGTATACATCCATTAACGAATTTGTATATCTTTTTCCAAAAGTAGATTATCAAAATAGAATTTCTGGGTGCATAAGTGTTTcggaaaataaaaacaaaatttcggAATATAGGACTTATAAATTTTCAACAAATATAGttgtttgtttcataataaaATATGAGATGGAACTCAAACTCAAGAAGTATATGTGGACATCATAGCGACCTTccatttaaactaaaaaaattaataagtctTTTTAGCTACGCAGCATGAAAACGCTATAGTTGAAACGGAAAACAttcgaaataaaaaaaacaacaaaacaatactttttttataagaataagttataaatatagaatGATGGCATCAAGAAGCATTTCcggagatgaaaatgaaaaggCGGAAATGTAAGACTCGGTAGTTAGTAAACTTTTGTACAACATATTACTTTTTGGATTGAATTTGTACAACATATAAACTTGGATTTGAAATTAGATATGTTTATATTGCTTACTTTTCCAGAAGAGCCACATTCCACAGGAAGAAGGTGCAGAATGTGAATCCAAGAAGATGGAGGGAATGAGTAACAATAAATCTAATTTAAGCTGTGTTTCCAAGAAAGGAGATCAAACAACAAAATATAGTTCTAAAAGCAGCAGTAACTCATTTTTTGATTCACCGAGTGGAACTGGATTTAGCAAACTTACTGAAAATGTGATCGTAAATCCTCTGTTTGATCCAAAAAAGATGGATCCATTAACAAAGGCTGTAGGAAATACGAGCGGTAATCATCGTCCAATGGCATCATCAATTACTCAGCTACAAACAACTGGGCCTCCGTTAAAGACGAACGTTAACCCTGTGCTGAGCAGCAGCAGTAGCTGCCGTAGCGACAGCTTAGAGAGCTCAACAAATGCACCAGTTAAGCCGCATACAGGAGGTGACGTGAGATGGGATGCTGTTAATATGGTGATTGCAAGAGGTTCAATAGGATTGAGTAATTTTCGGCTACTGAAACGGCTCGGATATGGAGATATAGGAAGTGTGTATCTGGTTGAACTTAGAGGAACAAATGCACATTTTGCTATGAAAGTGATGGATAAAGCTTCTCTTGCAAGTAGAAATAAGGTGCTTAGAGCGCAGACAGAGAAAGAAATCCTTGGCCTTCTTGACCATCCTTTTTTGCCTACCTTATATTCTTATTTTGAGACTGACAAATTCTATTGCATCGTCATGGAGTTCTGCAGTGGAGGCAATCTTCATTCCCTTCGCCAGAGGCAACCTTACAAGTATTTTACCGAGGAGGCTGCCAGGTTTAGTACTCAAACTTCGCCgatttgttttttcatttttcttttgacGAAGCAGTTGAGTGCTTTAACATTAgaaatgtttcatgttttttttttctccgcTCAGGTTTTTTGCATCAGAAGTATTATTGGCACTGGAGTATCTCCACATGTTAGGCATTGTCTACAGGGATTTGAAGCCGGAAAACGTTCTTGTCAGAGATGAAGGTCACATAATGCTGTCGGATTTTGACCTCTCACTTCGCTGCTCAGTCAGTCCAACCCTTGTCAAGTCCTCATCTGTGCATGTGGGAAATGGTGGTGGCAGTACGGGTGGAGGCCTTATAGATGACGAATTTGCAGTACATGGATGCATGCAGCCATCGACATTTTTCCCCAGAATTTTGCCTAGCAAGAAGAACCGCAAATCAAAATCAGACTTCGGCCTCTTTGTTGGCGGAGCACTACCCGAGCTAATGGCAGAGCCGACAAATGTACGATCGATGTCGTTCGTAGGCACCCATGAATACTTAGCTCCAGAGATCATTCGCGGAGAGGGTCATGGAAGTGCAGTAGACTGGTGGACATTCGGGATCTTCTTATACGAATTGTTGCATGGAACAACACCTTTTAAAGGGCAAGGAAATCGGGCAACCCTGTTCAATGTTGTAGGGCAGCCTTTAAGATTCCCGGAAACACCACAAGTGAGCTTTATGGCTAGAGATCTGATAAGAGGACTGCTTGTTAAGGAACCCCATAAAAGGATTGCATATAAAAGGGGAGCTACAGAGATAAAACAGCATCCTTTTTTTGAAGGGGTCAACTGGGCTCTGGTGAGAAGTGCAGTGCCTCCTCACATACCTGAACCAGTAGACTTCTCACTCTTTGCAAGCAAAGAGCCACCCCCACAAGCTAATCACAACAACGCCAAGAAAATCACAGATTTTGGAGGTGACGGTAAAGCCTATGGTAGTCCTCATCATACTGATTCTTACATAGAGTTTGAGTATTTCTAgacttaaattaatttgatcatgTTGTACAAAACCAGCAATTAATTTGGACCCTAATAAGACATCTAATAGTGAGAGTAAACCTGTGTTTAAGAAGATTTTGTTGACAAGAATTTGATTAATTCTTTCTAGGTGAGGAGAAATAAGTAATGTATATGAAACAAAGGCTAATATTTAATATCTTTGTCACCCAAGTCCTACAATTTCAATTGTTTTTCGATTTTAAATGTGCTCCCATTTCTTCTTATAATAGCTAGATAGTTTTTGTATAGAAATATATCAACTCGTTCTAATATCTACAGCTTATTCTCACTCACAGTTCGTGATGATTCTTCTCTCTCCTACCGAAGTACTTAAATTTCAACTTATAAATTGGGATAGCATAAAGCTCCTTACAGAGTTAGTGTAAATTTAAGGGTAAGGAGTTTTCTGTTATCCAATATACCAATATCTACTAATAAATTGAAGCAGAATACAGATGACACTACCAGAACTTGGCTCGTAATAAGACACTACAATAGTAAAATACAGATCAtgcataaatttaatttcacaGCAGAGCTGAAATAACAGATAAACCCTTTGGAACTTTTAAGGGAAAAGTAAGCCCGAATAAGCTAAAAAGACTAATGTTTTCGGCTTCATTTAGTTTTTTTCAGGCAAGGGTTTCTCACTTAAATATTATTGTTTGGTGTAAAATTATTtctattcatttattatttaatttgacaTAATGTCATATAATTGACTTCCCCATCCTGATGAAAATCATACTTAAATGTGAAAAGGATCTCTAACCAAACATCAGCAAAGACAATATTGCCAAGCGCCAAGCCAGCTTAACTGCCcgcaatttataattttgcttTGCTAGACAATCTTATTCTCAGCTCCTCAGCTACTGCATCAATGAACTCCTCTGTATTCAGATAATGAGCCCTGGTAACCCTACACAAACACAAAAATGTTGGTCCTCTATAAACTCGAGCAACAGTAAAATTACAGGCTTGTTATGGATTCTTACTTAGGCCCGTGAATAAGAAGTGCAAGATCCTTGGTCATTTTTCCTGATTTAACAGCACCAATGCATGCTCCTTCCAGTTTCTTAGTAAAATCTAACAGTCTGGCATTACCATCCAGCTTTGCCCTGATAATAGAAGCGTTGTCAAGCtcgaaagtgttaaaaaaatgAACTTTGAATGATTCAAGCTCTGAACATAAATAGGAGAATGctatgtgtttaattaaaaaggCATTTATCTAATACCTGTGTGCAAGACCTCGTGACCAAGCAAAAATTGAAGCTATGCTGTTTGTGCTGGTTTCACCTCCTTTTTGATGAACCCGGAAATGGCGGGTAACAGTTCCATGTGCTGCTTCAGCTTCAATGGTCCTTCCATCGGGGCACACCTAAAACACATGTACAGAATATGAAATGAGTAATCGGATTGAGAAGGGAATGgtaagagagaaaataaatgaaaatatcaTATATACCAGAACAGATGTCATCAACCCAAGAGATCCAAACCCTGAGCAAATATAAAATGTCAAGGAAATGTCCCAGGCAACAATTACTTTTTCTCATTATCATTGATGAGATTATCACCACCATATAATACAAACCTTGAGCTAAGAAATCACTTTGAACATCTCCATCATAGTTTTTACAGGCCCATACATAACCTCCTTCACTCTTCATAGCATAAGCAACCATATCATCGATCAGACGATGTTCATACCTAGAAATTGAGAAATGAAAATAAAGTAAAGTTACTGAAACTGACCGACTCAACCACAATCTGACCAGAATTACTCACCATATCCCAGCAGCTTCGAACTTGGATTTCCATAGACTTTCATAAACTTCCTGAAATATGTCCTTGAATCTTCAGGAAAATACAAAGAATCATATCATCAAGGATATCAGCAAGAGTTATGTGACTTAGagaaaaggaaataaaatataTCTATGTCCACTTCCCACCAAGAATCTTTCTTTCTCTGATGATAAAAtggaaaacaaaatttaatttgttcaCTAAAAGAAAGGTTTATTTTATAACAGAAGTAGCAGCATACAGTTTAAGGACAAAGCAAAAATGCAACTCAACTAAAACGAGAGAAATAAGTATGCAGCATAAGCAAGTACCTTCCATCATATTTTTTAAGAATTGTATTTTTTGTGCTAAGATATAGTGGCCATTTCTTCTGGTAAGCAGTGTTCATTGAAGCCTCAGCAAATGCGCGGATAGACTGTTTAACATGTCAAAAAAAGAGTGCAACTAACCCTGATTGTGTTGTTGATAGAGGTAAGAAAGGgaaaaaacaaaaggaaaaaaaaaatgaaacagcAGAACAAGAACCTCGTCAGTGTTGTACATGGCTAATGCTACACCTCCACCGCTGCTGAAATTGAAAACCTCAATATCTATCTTTTCACCATGTCCATCTGGTACAGCAGAAGTTGTTATTGTCTTCAGATGATGAGAAATGTCATTCATTAAGGACGATGGGGGGGGAAGATGAAATATAAATTGCTTCATAGCAGATTGACATAATGAAAAGTATCATGTTAGAATTTAACATTTACCAAAGACTAGCTTAAGCTTTCCTGGTCCTGGTATAATTGCATCAGTAGCTCTGTACTGGTCACCAAACGCATGCCTACCAATGCAGATCGGCTTAGTCCAACCTGAAAAACGCAAAAGCTCACAGTGCTCTTTTCTTTAGAATAGCCAAGCGTCAAACATAATTTCGAACTTTCATTTCAAACCTGGGACAAGGCGCGGAATATTTTTGCAGACGATTGGTTCTCTAAAAACAGTACCTGATAGAATtaccacaaaaaaaaaaaaaaaaaaacagaaaacaaaGTGAAATAAATGAACAATAAAACCGAAACAACCGAAACAAAATAAGATTTCAccattcaaaatgttacgaatagTCCCATTCGGACTCTTCCACATTCTTTCCAAGTTAAACTCCTTCACACGTGCTTCATCTATCGAATAACAAACCAATTTCACATAAATTTAGCAGCACACAGAAGGCAAAGCATGGGCATATATTTGCATAGAAGAAATGGTGAACCTGGAGTAATAGTCGCGCACTTAATGGCGACATTGTACCT
This window of the Mercurialis annua linkage group LG5, ddMerAnnu1.2, whole genome shotgun sequence genome carries:
- the LOC126681293 gene encoding serine/threonine-protein kinase RHS3 isoform X1, with amino-acid sequence MSSIPAMRPDSSQKSHIPQEEGAECESKKMEGMSNNKSNLSCVSKKGDQTTKYSSKSSSNSFFDSPSGTGFSKLTENVIVNPLFDPKKMDPLTKAVGNTSGNHRPMASSITQLQTTGPPLKTNVNPVLSSSSSCRSDSLESSTNAPVKPHTGGDVRWDAVNMVIARGSIGLSNFRLLKRLGYGDIGSVYLVELRGTNAHFAMKVMDKASLASRNKVLRAQTEKEILGLLDHPFLPTLYSYFETDKFYCIVMEFCSGGNLHSLRQRQPYKYFTEEAARFFASEVLLALEYLHMLGIVYRDLKPENVLVRDEGHIMLSDFDLSLRCSVSPTLVKSSSVHVGNGGGSTGGGLIDDEFAVHGCMQPSTFFPRILPSKKNRKSKSDFGLFVGGALPELMAEPTNVRSMSFVGTHEYLAPEIIRGEGHGSAVDWWTFGIFLYELLHGTTPFKGQGNRATLFNVVGQPLRFPETPQVSFMARDLIRGLLVKEPHKRIAYKRGATEIKQHPFFEGVNWALVRSAVPPHIPEPVDFSLFASKEPPPQANHNNAKKITDFGGDGKAYGSPHHTDSYIEFEYF
- the LOC126681293 gene encoding serine/threonine-protein kinase RHS3 isoform X2, producing MSSIPAMRPDSSQEEGAECESKKMEGMSNNKSNLSCVSKKGDQTTKYSSKSSSNSFFDSPSGTGFSKLTENVIVNPLFDPKKMDPLTKAVGNTSGNHRPMASSITQLQTTGPPLKTNVNPVLSSSSSCRSDSLESSTNAPVKPHTGGDVRWDAVNMVIARGSIGLSNFRLLKRLGYGDIGSVYLVELRGTNAHFAMKVMDKASLASRNKVLRAQTEKEILGLLDHPFLPTLYSYFETDKFYCIVMEFCSGGNLHSLRQRQPYKYFTEEAARFFASEVLLALEYLHMLGIVYRDLKPENVLVRDEGHIMLSDFDLSLRCSVSPTLVKSSSVHVGNGGGSTGGGLIDDEFAVHGCMQPSTFFPRILPSKKNRKSKSDFGLFVGGALPELMAEPTNVRSMSFVGTHEYLAPEIIRGEGHGSAVDWWTFGIFLYELLHGTTPFKGQGNRATLFNVVGQPLRFPETPQVSFMARDLIRGLLVKEPHKRIAYKRGATEIKQHPFFEGVNWALVRSAVPPHIPEPVDFSLFASKEPPPQANHNNAKKITDFGGDGKAYGSPHHTDSYIEFEYF
- the LOC126681294 gene encoding isocitrate dehydrogenase [NADP]-like — translated: MALEKIKVESPIVEMDGDEMTRVIWKSIKDKLILPFLELDIKYFDLGLPNRDATADQVTVHSAEATLKYNVAIKCATITPDEARVKEFNLERMWKSPNGTIRNILNGTVFREPIVCKNIPRLVPGWTKPICIGRHAFGDQYRATDAIIPGPGKLKLVFDGHGEKIDIEVFNFSSGGGVALAMYNTDESIRAFAEASMNTAYQKKWPLYLSTKNTILKKYDGRFKDIFQEVYESLWKSKFEAAGIWYEHRLIDDMVAYAMKSEGGYVWACKNYDGDVQSDFLAQGFGSLGLMTSVLVCPDGRTIEAEAAHGTVTRHFRVHQKGGETSTNSIASIFAWSRGLAHRAKLDGNARLLDFTKKLEGACIGAVKSGKMTKDLALLIHGPKVTRAHYLNTEEFIDAVAEELRIRLSSKAKL